Part of the Intestinibacillus sp. Marseille-P6563 genome is shown below.
CTTTTTTCAGGCATTCGAGGTTCGGGCAGAGATACGCGCCGCGGCCGGGCGCCTTGCCCTTAAAATCGAGCGACAATTCGCCTTCGGGCGAACGCACCACACGGATGAGTTCCCGCTTGGGAAACATGGTGCGGCACCCTAGGCATTGCCGCATGGGGATTTTTCGTTTCTGCATGGGTGATCCCCCTTTTCCCGGCTTATTCCGCTTCCTGCGCATCCTCCGCCGGTGC
Proteins encoded:
- the rnpM gene encoding RNase P modulator RnpM — protein: MQKRKIPMRQCLGCRTMFPKRELIRVVRSPEGELSLDFKGKAPGRGAYLCPNLECLKKARKARAIERAFEMTVPDTVYEALEQRMEEENHGN